The following are from one region of the Chloracidobacterium sp. genome:
- a CDS encoding dephospho-CoA kinase gives MLKVGLTGSIAVGKTFVCGIFRELGCHILDADQVARDVVRPGTAGLRAIAEEFGPDVLSSSGELDRKRLGAIVFDNGELRQRLNAIVHPLVRSEQDRWLAELESSVPNAIAIVDAALMIESGGYRRFDKLIVVWCRPEIQLGRLMKRDGLTEAEALNRIEAQMPQNEKKSYADILIDTSGTADETRKQVESAHELLLRLR, from the coding sequence ATGCTAAAAGTAGGACTGACAGGTTCGATCGCGGTCGGCAAGACCTTTGTCTGCGGCATCTTTCGCGAGCTCGGCTGCCATATTCTCGATGCTGATCAGGTGGCTCGTGATGTCGTACGACCGGGAACCGCCGGCCTTCGGGCGATCGCCGAAGAATTCGGTCCTGACGTACTTAGTTCGAGCGGCGAGCTCGACAGAAAAAGGCTTGGGGCGATAGTTTTCGATAATGGCGAGTTGCGTCAAAGGCTCAATGCGATCGTTCATCCGTTAGTGAGGTCAGAGCAGGATAGATGGCTGGCCGAACTCGAATCGAGCGTGCCAAACGCGATAGCGATAGTTGACGCTGCTCTGATGATCGAATCAGGCGGCTACCGAAGGTTTGATAAGCTGATCGTAGTTTGGTGCCGGCCAGAGATTCAGCTCGGCCGATTGATGAAGCGGGACGGCTTGACCGAGGCCGAAGCCTTGAACCGGATAGAAGCCCAAATGCCGCAGAACGAAAAGAAAAGCTATGCCGACATTCTGATCGATACTTCGGGCACCGCAGACGAGACAAGAAAACAGGTAGAGTCGGCCCATGAACTTCTGCTGCGGCTGAGATGA
- a CDS encoding peptide ABC transporter substrate-binding protein: protein MTRFTNNHSFAIRLTRRAIVYCLAGVSVVSVGCNEIKQATPEPYFASTARPLKQEFRWSNGKLPSTSDPAFAAASPETDLVRAVYEGLVELDGRTLRETPAAAESWTAADDLLTWTFIIRENARWSDGSPLTAEDFRRSWIRAAKLGSSAPHSTLFRNIAGLSAPEKVEALPIDARTSRMLNSVRFGPTGAATPQTDPADPPRNDPDAQTETNTVGTPEPSGIAPANDIEGKVGITATDERTLVVKLISPDPDFPKLTAHPIFRPVHQDDLARSTKGLSTVTNGPFRIVSFNSDGIGIERSDTYWNRNAVKLERVKFIPAESAEKALEAYRTGAIDAVTNADFSPLVLKLLTPYDDFRKTTFAAINFYEVNVDRPHLNDRRVREALAIAIERERLTDGELEGTTQPALTFTPFGSATSRRLVQDKERARDLLEDAGFPNGRDFPTLKLVVNRNDTQQRIARSVATMWKQVLNIDSEIVIKEASEMDKIRNDRDFDLLRRGVVLPTIDEKESLSAIFGASLTAYPANQATARGDENTTENGEAANRSTQRNSNSNTGAIFPDGVNNGPFPIDSHDTALYELRAIPLYFPMSYSLVRPYVLGFETNSLDAPYLLNVSIDETWKP, encoded by the coding sequence GTGACGCGTTTTACGAACAATCATTCGTTTGCGATCCGACTAACGCGTCGGGCGATCGTATATTGTCTGGCTGGCGTTTCGGTGGTCTCCGTTGGGTGCAACGAGATCAAACAGGCGACACCCGAGCCCTATTTCGCAAGTACTGCTCGTCCGCTCAAGCAGGAGTTTCGATGGAGCAACGGCAAACTCCCCAGCACATCCGATCCTGCGTTTGCCGCGGCATCGCCCGAGACCGATCTTGTCCGCGCAGTATACGAGGGTCTGGTCGAACTCGACGGTAGAACACTTCGCGAAACACCGGCCGCCGCCGAATCGTGGACCGCCGCCGACGATCTGCTGACATGGACATTCATTATCCGGGAAAACGCACGATGGTCTGATGGTTCGCCGCTGACGGCCGAGGACTTTCGCCGGTCGTGGATACGTGCGGCAAAGCTTGGCAGCTCGGCTCCGCATTCTACGCTTTTCCGCAACATCGCCGGCCTCTCTGCCCCTGAAAAGGTCGAGGCGTTACCGATCGACGCCCGAACTTCGAGGATGCTCAATAGCGTCCGGTTTGGCCCGACTGGTGCGGCGACGCCGCAAACCGATCCGGCCGATCCGCCCCGAAATGACCCTGATGCACAAACGGAAACTAACACGGTCGGGACGCCTGAGCCGTCCGGCATAGCGCCGGCAAACGACATTGAGGGCAAGGTCGGAATCACGGCTACCGATGAACGGACGCTTGTCGTTAAACTCATCTCACCTGACCCCGATTTTCCGAAGCTTACCGCACATCCGATCTTTCGTCCCGTTCATCAGGACGACCTGGCACGGTCAACGAAGGGATTGTCGACAGTGACGAACGGGCCGTTTCGTATCGTCAGTTTCAATTCGGACGGCATCGGGATCGAAAGATCGGATACGTATTGGAACAGAAACGCGGTCAAGCTCGAACGCGTCAAATTCATTCCCGCCGAATCTGCCGAAAAGGCGCTGGAAGCATATCGGACGGGTGCGATCGATGCGGTGACGAATGCCGATTTCTCGCCGCTCGTGCTAAAGCTGCTGACGCCGTATGACGATTTTCGAAAGACGACCTTTGCAGCCATCAACTTTTATGAAGTGAATGTCGACCGGCCGCATTTGAATGACCGGCGTGTGCGCGAGGCCTTGGCTATCGCGATCGAGCGCGAACGTCTGACGGATGGCGAACTCGAGGGGACGACGCAGCCTGCTCTCACTTTCACACCATTCGGGTCGGCAACCAGCCGGAGGCTTGTGCAGGACAAAGAACGGGCTCGTGACCTGTTGGAAGATGCAGGCTTTCCGAACGGAAGGGACTTTCCCACGTTGAAACTGGTCGTTAACCGAAACGATACTCAGCAGCGGATCGCGCGTTCGGTGGCGACGATGTGGAAGCAGGTGCTCAATATCGATTCTGAGATCGTGATAAAGGAAGCGTCCGAAATGGACAAGATAAGAAACGACCGCGATTTCGATCTGCTGCGCCGCGGAGTTGTGCTTCCGACGATCGATGAAAAAGAAAGTCTGTCTGCGATATTCGGAGCCAGCCTGACTGCCTATCCCGCTAACCAGGCGACAGCCAGGGGCGACGAGAACACCACCGAGAACGGCGAAGCTGCGAATCGCAGCACACAGCGCAATTCGAACTCTAATACAGGTGCGATATTTCCCGACGGCGTCAATAACGGTCCTTTCCCGATCGATTCTCACGACACAGCTTTGTACGAACTTCGGGCGATACCGCTCTACTTCCCGATGTCCTACTCGCTCGTCAGGCCTTACGTCCTCGGTTTTGAAACCAACAGCCTCGATGCCCCGTATTTACTCAATGTTTCGATCGACGAAACGTGGAAGCCGTAA
- a CDS encoding nucleoside triphosphate pyrophosphohydrolase family protein, with amino-acid sequence MNFDEYQSAASNTALYPRRLENLEYPTLGLAGEAGEVANIVKKIQRDHGGVVNDDIRLKLKDELGDVLWYISACADELGLTLAEIAAFNVNKLAKRHGR; translated from the coding sequence ATGAACTTTGACGAATATCAGTCGGCGGCGAGCAATACCGCCTTGTATCCAAGGCGGCTCGAAAATCTGGAATATCCGACGCTCGGGCTTGCCGGCGAAGCGGGCGAGGTGGCAAACATCGTCAAGAAGATACAGCGTGACCATGGCGGGGTCGTCAATGACGACATTCGCTTAAAGCTCAAAGACGAGCTCGGCGATGTGCTTTGGTATATATCAGCCTGTGCGGACGAGCTTGGCCTGACGCTTGCGGAGATCGCAGCGTTCAACGTCAACAAACTGGCAAAGCGTCATGGCCGCTGA
- a CDS encoding peptide ABC transporter substrate-binding protein: protein MFPKTGPGRMIAGILTAVLVCNLTGCVTQSSNRYFGRTEVPSDNVFRYISGSEPESLDPHISSGQPEARIYSALYEGLVDYHPKTMLPIPSIAKNWRISPNVDEFLFELRDNAKWSDGTPITARDFVYSFRRGFAPETLSRTSSLGYVIKYAEAYNSHQVFVKKNGEFVLKRDVVEMKTVNSPEGSVIGPKTAFHEFISSPERLTVDEDEKARTKAAEANPKLKSALDGAELVPVTANDIGVEAVDDYTFRITLKQSAPYFLGLLAHQFFRLVPQHTIEKHGANWTRPENIVTCGPFKIKTYRPYDILIVERDKNNWDAANVHLDAIEFLPIEEKSTQMNLYKAGAIDAFLNHTVPSPWIDEIKQYKDEWMNLPENATAYYSMNLQKPPFNDPRVRQAFNNAVDRVALSELRKVTKPLYDLTPSGIFPDYDKARAKVSEEMRTAKGVSQEEWATRNKLNPERARKLLTEAGFPVVRIGDDYACPTFPTDKVSLLFNTNESNRQIAEFVQAQWKKHLGITIPLKNMEFKTFLPLRNSLEYDGFAQSLWSGDYMDPYTFLSLHYGKQNDGGAGFADPKYDQMLDDANSELDEQKRYELLARAEFYVMEQLPVIPLTINATNWMKKPYIKGLYPNPGTLHPWKFVYIERDRTKWDTDVENIMEVADPQVEAELKALSSTLEKPAAAAK from the coding sequence ATGTTCCCAAAGACCGGCCCTGGCCGAATGATCGCAGGCATTTTGACGGCCGTATTGGTGTGCAATCTGACCGGATGTGTGACGCAGTCGTCAAACAGGTATTTTGGCAGGACCGAAGTTCCTTCCGACAACGTCTTTCGCTATATTTCGGGTTCTGAACCTGAATCGCTCGATCCGCACATCTCATCGGGACAACCCGAGGCACGAATATACTCCGCCCTGTATGAAGGGCTCGTCGATTACCACCCAAAGACGATGCTCCCGATCCCGTCGATCGCAAAGAATTGGCGGATAAGCCCGAACGTCGACGAATTTCTTTTCGAACTTCGCGACAATGCTAAGTGGAGCGACGGTACTCCGATAACGGCCCGCGATTTTGTATATAGCTTTCGCCGCGGCTTCGCCCCCGAAACGCTTTCGAGGACGTCGAGTCTCGGGTACGTAATAAAATATGCCGAGGCTTACAATTCGCACCAGGTTTTTGTTAAAAAGAACGGCGAGTTCGTATTGAAGCGAGACGTGGTGGAGATGAAGACCGTGAATTCGCCCGAGGGCTCGGTGATCGGGCCTAAGACCGCGTTTCACGAATTCATCTCGTCGCCCGAACGGCTGACCGTCGATGAAGATGAAAAGGCCAGGACCAAGGCCGCCGAAGCAAACCCGAAACTAAAGTCGGCTCTCGACGGTGCGGAGCTTGTGCCGGTCACGGCAAATGATATCGGCGTCGAGGCGGTCGATGACTACACATTTCGCATTACGCTCAAGCAATCTGCTCCATATTTTCTCGGTCTCCTCGCACACCAGTTCTTTCGTCTCGTTCCTCAACATACGATCGAAAAACATGGAGCCAATTGGACGCGTCCCGAGAATATCGTCACCTGCGGCCCGTTCAAGATCAAGACCTATCGGCCATATGACATCCTTATCGTTGAAAGGGACAAGAACAATTGGGACGCCGCAAACGTCCATCTCGACGCGATCGAGTTCTTGCCGATCGAAGAGAAATCGACGCAGATGAATCTTTACAAGGCCGGTGCGATCGACGCGTTTCTCAATCACACCGTTCCTTCGCCTTGGATCGACGAGATAAAACAGTATAAAGACGAATGGATGAACCTGCCCGAAAATGCGACGGCGTACTACAGCATGAACCTGCAAAAGCCGCCGTTTAACGATCCGAGGGTGAGGCAGGCTTTCAACAACGCAGTCGACCGCGTCGCGCTCAGCGAACTTCGAAAGGTAACAAAGCCGCTGTATGACCTGACGCCGTCGGGCATATTTCCGGACTACGATAAGGCGAGGGCAAAGGTCAGCGAGGAGATGCGGACCGCAAAGGGCGTGTCGCAGGAAGAATGGGCGACCCGAAACAAGCTCAACCCGGAGCGTGCCCGCAAGCTGTTGACCGAGGCCGGATTCCCGGTCGTCCGGATCGGCGACGACTACGCTTGCCCGACGTTCCCTACCGACAAGGTATCGCTGCTGTTCAACACCAACGAATCGAACCGGCAGATCGCCGAATTCGTCCAGGCGCAATGGAAGAAGCACCTCGGCATCACGATCCCGTTGAAGAACATGGAATTCAAGACATTTCTTCCGCTGCGAAACTCGCTCGAATACGATGGGTTTGCCCAGAGCCTGTGGTCGGGCGACTACATGGATCCGTACACCTTCCTGAGCCTTCACTACGGAAAACAGAACGACGGCGGAGCCGGATTTGCGGATCCTAAATATGACCAGATGCTGGACGATGCAAACAGCGAACTGGATGAACAAAAGCGATACGAGCTGCTTGCCCGCGCCGAGTTTTATGTTATGGAACAACTTCCGGTGATCCCGCTGACGATAAACGCGACCAACTGGATGAAAAAACCCTATATCAAAGGCCTTTATCCGAATCCGGGCACGCTGCATCCGTGGAAGTTCGTTTATATCGAGCGCGACCGGACGAAATGGGACACCGACGTCGAGAACATAATGGAAGTCGCCGACCCGCAGGTCGAGGCTGAGTTGAAAGCCCTTTCAAGCACGCTCGAAAAACCGGCCGCCGCGGCAAAGTGA
- the folD gene encoding bifunctional methylenetetrahydrofolate dehydrogenase/methenyltetrahydrofolate cyclohydrolase FolD yields the protein MAARALSGKPIADAIKDEVSAEVKKLGFRPGLAVVRVGEDPASAVYVASKVKTTEDLGMHSEHIHLSAETSHDELLAIIKGLNCRDEIDGILVQLPLPGHIDDREILEAIDPAKDVDGFHPMNVGRLSQGREALVPCTPAGVIEILKRSDIPIAGQHAVIVGRSNIVGKPMAMLLLQENATVTICHSRTRDLASITRQADIIVAAIGRPGFIRSEHIGEGATVVDVGINSVSDPAAAAELFSETDLPKRLAAIENRGATLVGDVNPKEANERAGAFTPVPGGVGLLTVAMLMKNTVDAAKMRRRS from the coding sequence ATGGCAGCGCGAGCATTGAGCGGGAAACCGATAGCCGACGCTATCAAGGACGAAGTCTCGGCCGAGGTCAAGAAACTCGGTTTTAGGCCGGGACTTGCCGTTGTTCGCGTCGGAGAAGATCCGGCCTCAGCGGTCTATGTCGCGAGCAAGGTAAAGACGACAGAGGACCTCGGGATGCATTCGGAGCATATTCACCTCTCGGCTGAGACCTCGCACGACGAACTTCTCGCGATCATCAAAGGCCTGAACTGCCGCGACGAAATCGACGGCATTCTCGTACAGCTTCCGCTGCCGGGACATATCGATGACCGCGAGATACTCGAAGCGATCGATCCGGCAAAGGATGTCGACGGATTTCATCCGATGAACGTCGGACGTCTGTCGCAGGGACGCGAGGCTCTGGTTCCGTGCACGCCCGCGGGCGTGATCGAGATCCTGAAACGCTCAGATATACCGATCGCAGGTCAGCATGCCGTTATCGTCGGGCGAAGCAACATCGTCGGAAAGCCGATGGCGATGCTGCTTTTGCAGGAGAATGCGACGGTCACGATCTGTCATTCGCGAACGCGCGATCTTGCATCAATAACACGTCAGGCGGACATCATCGTTGCGGCGATCGGGCGTCCCGGATTCATTCGCAGCGAGCATATCGGCGAGGGTGCGACCGTCGTCGATGTTGGTATCAACAGCGTCAGCGACCCGGCAGCGGCCGCTGAGCTTTTCTCGGAGACCGACCTGCCGAAGCGTCTTGCCGCGATCGAGAACCGCGGAGCCACGCTGGTCGGCGACGTCAACCCGAAAGAGGCAAATGAAAGAGCGGGAGCGTTCACACCAGTTCCGGGCGGCGTCGGGCTGCTCACCGTGGCGATGCTGATGAAAAATACCGTCGACGCTGCCAAAATGCGAAGACGTTCTTGA